GGGGCGGCTACGGGGATGCGGAGCGCGTCGTTTTCGGGGCATTCCCCGAAAGCGGCGAGCCGAAAACGGAGGAATTCCCCATCGCGGCGCTGACCGCGTCGTTCCGCCCCTGCGATTCCCTGACGCACCGCGATTTTCTGGGCGCGCTGATGTCCGAGGGGATCGCCCGGGAAACGGTGGGGGATCTGCTGGTGGAAGCGGGGCGCGCGGTTTTGTTTCTGCGCGCGGAAATTTCGGATTATGTCCTGAGCCGGGTTTCGAAAATCGGCGGGGCCGGCGTCGGGCTTTCCCCCGGTTACCGGGAGCCGCTGCCCGCCGGGCTTGGGTTCACGGAGTTTCACGAGGTGATCGCTTCCGCACGGCTCGACTGTGTCCTTGCCGCGGTGCTGCGGATCAGCAGGGGAAAGGCCGCGGCGCTCGTCGCTTCCCGGTCCGTACGGCTGAATGGCGCGCCGGCGCAGTCGGCTTCCGCCGCCGTCGGGGACGGGGACCGGGTCTCGGTGCGCGGAAGCGGCCGGTTTGCTCTCGACCGCGTGGGTCCGGTCACGAAAAAGGGCAGATGGAACCTGACCGGCAGAAAATATAATTAACAGGGGGTTTTGTTGTGCTTACACTCAACGATATTATCAATGTAAGCTTCCGGAAAGCGGGTTTTTCCGGTTACCGCACGGAGGATGTAGACAGTTTCATCGATCAGGTCAGGGAATCCTTTGATACGCTGATCAAAAAGACGATTGAGCAGAAAGAAGCGAACGAAGCCTTAAGCGCCGAGAATGCCAAGCTGAATCAGAAGCTGGACGCTCTGGCGGAAAAAATAGAGGGTTACCGCAAGGAAGAGGACGAAATCAAAACCGCGCTGGTCAGCGCCCAGAAGCTGGGGGAGGCGTCGGTGCGTGAAGCGCGCCATAAGGCCGAAATTATCATCAAGGACGCGAACCTGAAAGCGGAACGGATCATCGGCAGCGCGAAGACGGATGTCGTCTCCGAAAAGCGCGAACTGGATGACCTGAAAAAGAAAGTTTCCGATTTCCGCTCGAATCTGCTTGCAATTTATAAGGAGCATCTCACCCTGATAGACGCAATTCCCGCGAAGAAGGACGAACCCGAGGCTCCGGAGGAGCAGCCCGCAACTTCCGAGCCGGAAACGGATCGAAAGCCGGAAGAGCAGCCGCAGGAAGATTCCGGCGTGCCGGAGGATTTTTCCGTGGACGCCTCATCGTTTGAAACGCCTGCCGACGATCCCGAAAAGCACGACCTGCGCTACGACGTCCTGAAATTCAGCGACGATGATCTGGAGATCGACGGCGACTGAAAAGGGATGCGGGAATTTGCCGCGCTTCTGCGGGCAGAATAAAAACAGCGGAAAGGGGTGGGCGCTGTCCGCCTCTTTTTTCATGAAAGTGAGGGAACAGGTTTTGCCTTTGATTGTTCTGCTTTTGGCGGCCGTCGCCGTGGCCGCCGACCAGGCCCTGAAAATGACGGCTGTCGCCTATCTGGAGCCCGTGGGGGACATTTCGGTGATCCCCGGCTTTTTTCATTTGACTTATGTGAGGAATCCGGGTGCCGCCTTTGGAATTCTGGCGGACCAGAGATGGATTTTCATGATCCTGTCGATCGTTCTCTGTGCGGCGATCGTCGTCCTGCTGTTCCGGTACCGGGGGCATACCCGGCTTTCCTACTGGGGGTCGGCGCTGGTTTTGGCCGGGGGCGTGGGGAATATGATCGACCGCTTCCGGAACGGGTATGTCGTCGACTACCTTCACGTTCTTTTCTTCCCGTTTATTTTTAACTTTGCCGACGCCTGCGTCACGGTTGGGACCGTGCTTCTGCTCATCCATATCCTGCTTTTGGAAAAGCGGGGCGGAAAGCACGGAAAGTACAGGAAGTATGCCAAATATGCAAACCGAAACTACAGAAACTGGTGATTGCTTGCAGCGAAAAATCGTCGCCGTCGGGGAAGAGCAGGATGACGCGCGCGCCGACCGGGCCGTCTGCGAGCTTTTGGGTGGGCTGACCCGCTCCGCCGTGCAGAAGCTGATGGAACAGGGAAATGTGCGCCGCGGGGAAGCCCGCCTTTCGAAAAACGACCGCGTCCGGCAGGGGGATGAGCTGGAGATCCTGATCCCGGACCCCGTCGTGCTGGAAGTGAAGCCGCAGGACATCCCGCTGGAAATCGCCTATGAGGATGACGACCTGCTTGTGGTCAACAAACCAAAGGGCATGGTCGTCCATCCAGCCGCGGGAAATTATGAAAATACGCTGGTCAACGCCTTGCTTTTCCACTGCGGGAATTCGCTTTCGGGGATCAACGGCGTGATCCGCCCCGGCATCGTCCACCGCATCGACAAGGATACCAGCGGCCTTCTGATTGTGGCGAAAAACGATTTTGCCCACCAGAAGCTTGCCGCGCAGATCAAAAATCACAGCTTTACGCGGGAATACGAGGCCGTCGTCTACGGGGTGCTGAAGGATGACGGCGGCACGGTCGACGCGCCCATCGGGCGGCACCCGGCCGAACGGAAGAAGATGGCGGTCACCGACCGGAACAGCCGCCGCGCCGTGACGCATTACCAGGTGCTGGAGCGTTTCCGCGGCTTTACTTATGTGCGGCTTTGGCTGGAAACGGGGCGCACTCACCAGATCCGCGTCCATATGGCTTATATCGGCCACCCTGTGGCGGGCGACCCAGTCTACGGACCCAAAAAAGTGATCGCTTCCCTGCACGGCCAGTGCCTGCACGCCCGCGTGATCGGGTTCGTGCATCCGCGCGACGGCCGTTATCTGGAGATCAGAAGCGACCTTCCGGATTATTTCACGCATTTTTTGGCGCGCCTGAGGCAGCAAAGTTAGGAGGCCCCTTTGAAGATCAAGGATATTTTACTGGTTTCAGATTTGGATGGAACACTGATCGGAGAAAATTTTTTGATTCCGCCCCGCAATATCGAAGCGATCCGGCGTTTTCAGAGGAAGGGCGGCCATTTTTCCGTTGCGACCGGCCGTCCGCTCGACGCCACCAAGCGTTATTTCGGTCCGGTGGAGCCGAACGAGCTCTGCGTGCTGCTGAACGGCTCCGTTATTTACGATTTTAAGGCGTGCCGGGCGACCCGCTTTTTTCCCATCCCGGATCAGGCGCCCGGTTTTGCGAAACGGGTCGCCGGCCGTTTTCCGCAGACCGGCGTCGAAGCCTTCCGGAAGGACAGCCAGTTTGTTCTGCGCAGCAACCCGTATGTGACCGAGCACTTGGCCCATGAAAAGATCCCCTACCGGGAAGGCGCGTGGCAGGATGGGGGAGAAGCCTGGGGGAAGGTGCTGTTCGCGTCCGATCCCGAAACAAAGGCGCGGATGCATGAGTTTGCGGACAGCTTCCCGCATCCCGGCGTTCGGTTCGTGGAAACGTCCGAATATTATCTGGAGATGCTCCCGGAGGGTATCAACAAAGGCACCGGGCTGGATGAGGTGATCCGGCAGACCAGGTACGAGCGGAAAAACGTGTTTGCGATCGGCGACTATTATAACGATATCGAGCTGCTGAAAACGGCGGGGTTCGCCGCGGTGCCCGCTAACGCGCCGCCGGAGATCCGCCAGTATGCCGATTTCGTCACGGGCCATTGCCGGGACGGCGCGGTCGCCGACCTGATCGAATATCTGGAGGAAAATCTGACGGAATAAGCGGTGAGGGGAAGATGGAAGAGGAGAAAACCCAGATTCGCTGCCTGCTGATTGCGGCGGCGCTTCTGTGCGCGGCCATCATCGCGTACAATGTGCTGTTCACGCCGCAGGTCGCGCTGACCGTGGTGCAGACGGATGCTCCGTCCTCTTCCGCTTCCCGCTCTCCCGCTTCCAGCTCGGAGGAGTATTCTCCCAGGCCCGTTTCCGCTTCGGGAAAGCTGAATCTCAACACAGCTTCCGCGCAGGAGATTTCGGACCGGCTCAGCGGGATCGGCCCGGTGATCGCCGCACGGATCGTGGCATACCGTGAGCAGCACGGAGCGTTTCGCTCGGCGGAGGACCTGAAAAACATTCCCGGAATCGGGGAGAAGACCCTGGAGAAGATACGGGATGAAGTGATAGTGGGATAAAAAGCGTGTTGATGTCAGGATAAGATAGAGATGCCAAAGTAGACAAGATAATATGGAGCATTCTCTGCTGTCCGGGTCTGATGTCATTTGTGTACGAAGAAGAGCCAGTATCTGTATGATTTTTATCATGTACGCGCCGATACTTGACAAGATTTGGCGATTTATGCGATACTGATATTAGGTATCATATGATTTGATCTGCCTTCCGCCCGCCTTGGCTGCGGCTACAATATGCTAGGAGGAGAATCTTGTATGTCAGATATCCTTTACAGGATTACCGATCGCTTTGACTCGCTGACCAATTCGCAGAGGGTAGTGGCAAACTACGTCAGCGAAAATATCAGCAACGTCGCGTTCAATACCCTTGATGAGCTGGCGCTGAAGATCGGTGTCAGCACGACGACGGTGATCCGCTTTGCGCGTGCGTTGGGTTACAGCGGCTATTCAGATATGCAGCAGGATATCCAGAGCAATATCAAGGGAAAGGTGAGCCTGCCGGAACGGTTCTCAACAGCAACAAGTCACATCAAGCGCGACCAGCTTCTTCTGGATTCGTTTCATGCCGACATCGAGAATATCAACCAGACACTGGCGAGTTTAAACGAGTCGGTGCTTCGGCGCGCCGTCGAAGCGATTGTGAAGGCCAATCACATCTATTTGCTGGGGATGCGCGGCTCCTTCTCGATGGCGCATCTCATGGCCACGCGTCTCGGCCAGATCAAAGACCGGGTGCGTCTGATCCAGGCGGTTGGCTCCATTTTTCCAGAGGAGGTGGGTGGAGCCACGCAAGGGGATTTATGTATCGTCTTTATGTTTCCGCGCTATTCCAGGATGACCGCCAATATTGTATCCGCGCTCAAAAAGCGCGGCGTGCTGATCCTGATGTTCACCAGTCAGAATTATACAGCGGTCAAGTCATATGGAGATATTATTCTTCCGTGCGCGATACAGGGGCTTTCATATAAGAACTCATTTGTTGCACCCTTGTGTCTGATCAACTATCTGGTGACGGCGGTGTCGATCGAGGACACGGGCGCCAAGGAGGTATTGGAGCGCACTGAGGAAATGCTCAGTCAGGGTTACTATTTCGGATTATAGCCCCTAAAAATAGGCCGGTTTCCCTTTTTATGGGAAACCGGCCTATTTTTATCTGCAAAAAGTTTAATTTTGGGGTTGAAGCCGAACGGACAAAAACGAGTGCCGAAGAGGAGATCCGGCGCTCGTTTTCAGTATGGATCCGATTAAAAACGAATGAGATGGTCAATGTTGTGGAGCTTGCTGCCGGGGTTGTCGCTGCTGGCACGCAGCAGCGTGTTGATCTTGTCGAGACGTTCCCCCGATTTGGGCGCTCCATTTTTTGAGATAGGGCATTGCAGTCCAAGCGACAGATCAGCCACAATATCGCCCACGGTGCCGCCCGCCCGCCCCGAAGGAATCGCAAGAAGCCCCCGTTCGACCGCAAACCGGTAGGTGCCGAGCGCTTCGGTGATACTTCCCACCTGGTTGGGCTTCAGAATAAAACCGTCTACGGCCTTGCATTCATAGGCTTTTTTCAGGCGTTCCTTCTTAGTTACGATAAAATCGTCCCCGATCAGCAGTGTGCGTTTCAGCACTTGGTGGGCCTTGACAAATCCATCCCAGTCGTTCTCGTCAAGAAGATCCTCGATGAACAGCAGATTAAACTGCTCGGTCAGTTTCCGCGCAAAGTCGATCAGTTCATCCGCGCCGACGCGCCGGCCTTTGAGTTCATAGGTACGCGTAGCAGAGTCGTACATCTCGCTGGATGCGCAGTCGAGTGCATAGGCGACCTTATCCGAAAAACCACATTCTTCCGTCGCCTGTTCCAGCAGTTTCAGTACGACCTCGGGGTCGTTGCTGGGTGCGCTCCATCCGTAGGAGCGGCCCAGTACGGGAGCGGTTCCTTTGCAGTAGCGCGTAATCACCGATTCCAACTTCTGGTAGATGGTCACGGCGATGAGGACCACTTCCTCAAGGGAGGCGGCCCGGTAGGGAACGATCATAAACTCGTTGAAGGCCTGGGTCACGCCAGCGTTTGTTCCGCCGTTGATGACGTTAAAGGTAGGCAGCGGCAGAACCTTGAGCGGGCCGCCGGCAAGGTATCGATAGAGCGGCACTCCCTGGGATGCCGCGGCCGCCCGCAGGCAGGCGCTCGAAACGCTGTAGATCGAATTTCCGCCGAGCCTCTGTTTGTTGGGGGTTCCATCAAGTTCGATCATTCGCTGATCGACCGCCTTCTGGTTTAGAACATCCATGCCGATCAGGGCGGGGGCGATCACCTTCTGGACCGCGTTGACTGCTTTATGGACACTCAGCCCATTGTATTCACACGGATCCCCGTCCCGCAGGATGAAGGATTCGTACGTACCAACCGACGTGCCGGTGGGGGCGGAGGCCCTCCCTATCGCTCCTCCTTTTGTGAACACATCCACTTCGAGCATGGGACGCGCCCGGCAATCGAGGATCTGCCTGGCAGAGATCGATTTGATCGTTGTGTCGGCCATACTTTCACCTCACAATTTTTCCATTTATTCCTTAAGTGCAGGAACATACATGATATTCAGGTCACAGACATTGGTGCCGGTATTTCCGGTCATGACGCAGTCGCCGATGGTGCAGAGCGCTTCATAGCTTGCGTGCCCCCTGAGCGCGTCGAGAAGATCGACACCCAGATGCGCGGCCCGTGCGCCGCTTTGCGAATCGGTCATGCCGCCGGC
This window of the Ruminococcaceae bacterium BL-6 genome carries:
- a CDS encoding Competence protein ComE, with translation MEEEKTQIRCLLIAAALLCAAIIAYNVLFTPQVALTVVQTDAPSSSASRSPASSSEEYSPRPVSASGKLNLNTASAQEISDRLSGIGPVIAARIVAYREQHGAFRSAEDLKNIPGIGEKTLEKIRDEVIVG
- a CDS encoding Lipoprotein signal peptidase; translation: MPRFCGQNKNSGKGWALSASFFMKVREQVLPLIVLLLAAVAVAADQALKMTAVAYLEPVGDISVIPGFFHLTYVRNPGAAFGILADQRWIFMILSIVLCAAIVVLLFRYRGHTRLSYWGSALVLAGGVGNMIDRFRNGYVVDYLHVLFFPFIFNFADACVTVGTVLLLIHILLLEKRGGKHGKYRKYAKYANRNYRNW
- the rluD gene encoding pseudouridylate synthase (Evidence 2a : Function from experimental evidences in other organisms; PubMedId : 15078091, 15928344, 17188032, 17937767, 18032607, 20817755; Product type e : enzyme), with the protein product MQTETTETGDCLQRKIVAVGEEQDDARADRAVCELLGGLTRSAVQKLMEQGNVRRGEARLSKNDRVRQGDELEILIPDPVVLEVKPQDIPLEIAYEDDDLLVVNKPKGMVVHPAAGNYENTLVNALLFHCGNSLSGINGVIRPGIVHRIDKDTSGLLIVAKNDFAHQKLAAQIKNHSFTREYEAVVYGVLKDDGGTVDAPIGRHPAERKKMAVTDRNSRRAVTHYQVLERFRGFTYVRLWLETGRTHQIRVHMAYIGHPVAGDPVYGPKKVIASLHGQCLHARVIGFVHPRDGRYLEIRSDLPDYFTHFLARLRQQS
- a CDS encoding Cell division initiation protein DivIVA, whose protein sequence is MLTLNDIINVSFRKAGFSGYRTEDVDSFIDQVRESFDTLIKKTIEQKEANEALSAENAKLNQKLDALAEKIEGYRKEEDEIKTALVSAQKLGEASVREARHKAEIIIKDANLKAERIIGSAKTDVVSEKRELDDLKKKVSDFRSNLLAIYKEHLTLIDAIPAKKDEPEAPEEQPATSEPETDRKPEEQPQEDSGVPEDFSVDASSFETPADDPEKHDLRYDVLKFSDDDLEIDGD
- the eno gene encoding Enolase: MADTTIKSISARQILDCRARPMLEVDVFTKGGAIGRASAPTGTSVGTYESFILRDGDPCEYNGLSVHKAVNAVQKVIAPALIGMDVLNQKAVDQRMIELDGTPNKQRLGGNSIYSVSSACLRAAAASQGVPLYRYLAGGPLKVLPLPTFNVINGGTNAGVTQAFNEFMIVPYRAASLEEVVLIAVTIYQKLESVITRYCKGTAPVLGRSYGWSAPSNDPEVVLKLLEQATEECGFSDKVAYALDCASSEMYDSATRTYELKGRRVGADELIDFARKLTEQFNLLFIEDLLDENDWDGFVKAHQVLKRTLLIGDDFIVTKKERLKKAYECKAVDGFILKPNQVGSITEALGTYRFAVERGLLAIPSGRAGGTVGDIVADLSLGLQCPISKNGAPKSGERLDKINTLLRASSDNPGSKLHNIDHLIRF
- a CDS encoding S4 RNA-binding domain-containing protein produces the protein MSISENSLPPDEALREARLLDAVRCAEERFRPSFVGFLTQEQADSARALMDRRGFRNYLLWGGYGDAERVVFGAFPESGEPKTEEFPIAALTASFRPCDSLTHRDFLGALMSEGIARETVGDLLVEAGRAVLFLRAEISDYVLSRVSKIGGAGVGLSPGYREPLPAGLGFTEFHEVIASARLDCVLAAVLRISRGKAAALVASRSVRLNGAPAQSASAAVGDGDRVSVRGSGRFALDRVGPVTKKGRWNLTGRKYN
- a CDS encoding MurR/RpiR family transcriptional regulator is translated as MSDILYRITDRFDSLTNSQRVVANYVSENISNVAFNTLDELALKIGVSTTTVIRFARALGYSGYSDMQQDIQSNIKGKVSLPERFSTATSHIKRDQLLLDSFHADIENINQTLASLNESVLRRAVEAIVKANHIYLLGMRGSFSMAHLMATRLGQIKDRVRLIQAVGSIFPEEVGGATQGDLCIVFMFPRYSRMTANIVSALKKRGVLILMFTSQNYTAVKSYGDIILPCAIQGLSYKNSFVAPLCLINYLVTAVSIEDTGAKEVLERTEEMLSQGYYFGL
- a CDS encoding Cof-type HAD-IIB family hydrolase, with the translated sequence MKIKDILLVSDLDGTLIGENFLIPPRNIEAIRRFQRKGGHFSVATGRPLDATKRYFGPVEPNELCVLLNGSVIYDFKACRATRFFPIPDQAPGFAKRVAGRFPQTGVEAFRKDSQFVLRSNPYVTEHLAHEKIPYREGAWQDGGEAWGKVLFASDPETKARMHEFADSFPHPGVRFVETSEYYLEMLPEGINKGTGLDEVIRQTRYERKNVFAIGDYYNDIELLKTAGFAAVPANAPPEIRQYADFVTGHCRDGAVADLIEYLEENLTE